In the genome of Variovorax sp. PAMC26660, the window TCACCTTCCAGCCCGCCTTCGTGCGGGCTGTTTTTTTGGTGTGACTCGCCAGGGAGAGCAGTCGCGGCTTACTTGGGCAGCAGGACCTTGTTGACCACGTGGATCACGCCGTTCGACTGGTAGACGTTGGGGATGGTCACCGTGGCGGTGCCGCCCTTTTCATCGGTGATCATGATCTTGCCGCCCTTTTCCGAGGCGACGAGCACACCACCGGCCACGGTCTTGAGTTCGGCCGAACCCTTGCCTGCCTTGATCTCCTTCTTCAGCGCGGCGGCGTCGAGCTTGCCGGCCACCACGTGGTAGGTCAGCACGCCGGTCAGCGCATCCTTGCTCTCGGGCTTGAGCAGCGTGTCGACGGTGCCGGCAGGCAGCGCGGCAAAGGCTTCGTTCGTCGGTGCGAACACGGTGAACGGACCCGGGCCCTTCAGCGTGTCGACCAGGCCCGCAGCCTTGACGGCGGCGACCAGCGTGGTGTGGTCCTTGGAATTGACGGCGTTGTCGATGATGTCCTTGGTCGGCAGCATCGGCGCACCGCCCACCATGACGGAAGCGGCCATGGCCGAGACGGCACCGGCGGAAATCGCGATGGCGAGGGTGACGGAAGCGAGGCGATGAAGTTTGCTTTGCATGGAGATGCTCCTGGTTGAGTGGACCGCCACGAAATCGCGGCGGCTGTCATCCATACGGGGCCCCGCGCGGAACAGATTCGGCTGCGGCGAAAAGAAAAGAAGCTTTCAAGGCCGATGCACTTCGCACCGCGCCCGCGCTTTTCGCGCCATGTAGTACCAATTTCGTCGCATCGCTATTGCGTCGCAGCGCGGGTGCGGCGACATTTCAGGAAGTCAGCTACCCCCGGCCTTTCCGGGTGTACAAACGCTCCCCCATGCCAAATCAAGAAAACCATGCGTTGGAGGATCACCCCAGTTCGTTGCGCGCGGCTACCGCGCGCCGGCGGCCAGGGTGGCCCACTCATGGGGCCGTGCTCAGCGCGGCCCTGCTCCTGAGTGCCTGTGCGGTCGGTCCCGACTTCAAGACACCCGGGCTGCCAGCCACTGCCCAAGGGGCGGACTACACACCCGCGCCAGCGCCCCCGCGCACCGCGCAGGCCGATGCACCGGGAGGCCAGTCGCAAGAGCTGCTGGCGGGCCGCGACATTCCCGCGCAGTGGTGGGGCGTGTTCCAGTCGGCGCCGCTCGACCAGTTGATTCGCGCCTCGCTCGCGCAAAGCCCCACGCTCGCATCCGCACAGGCCGCGCTGCGCGAGGCGGAAGCCACTTACGAGGCCAAGTCGGGCAACCTGCTGTGGCCGCAGGTCAACGCCCAGCTCGGCGCGCAGCGCGAGCGCGCATCGCAAATCACCTCCCAGGTGCCGGGCGGCCAGTTGCTCACGCTGTACAACGCATCGATCAACGTCAGCTACAACCTCGACGTGTTCGGCGGCGCGCGCCGCCAGGTCGAAGGCGCGCAGGCCGCCGTCGACGCGCAGCGCTACCAGGTCGAGGCGGTCTACCTCACGCTGACGTCCAACCTTGTGACCACCGCCATCCGCGAAGCCTCGCTGCGCGCGCAGCTTCAGGCCTCGCGCGAAGTGCTGAAGGCGCAGCGCGAACAGTTGAACGTGATCGAAAAGCAGTTCGACACCGGCGCCATTCCCAAATCGACCGTGCTGCAGCAGCGCACGCAGGTGGCGCAGACGCAAGCCACCTTGCCGCCGATCGAAAAATCGCTCGCGCAAACGCGCCATCAGCTCGCGGTGTTCGCCGGACGGCTGCCGGCCGAAGCGGGCCTGCCGGAGTTCGACCTGGCGAGCCTCACGCTGCCGCAAGCCCTGCCGCTCTCTTTGCCCTCGGAACTGGCGCGCCAGCGGCCGGACGTGCGCGCCAGCGAAGCGCAACTGCATCAGGCCAGCGCTGCGGTCGGCGTGGCCACGGCCAACCTCTATCCACAGTTCCAGCTCACGGGCAGCTACGGCAACAGCGCGACGCGCGCACGCGACCTGTTCAGCGGCCCGACCACCTTGTGGAACGTGGGCGCCGGGCTGACGCAGCCGCTCTTCAATGGCGGGGCGCTGCGGGCGCAAAGGCGCGCGGCAGAGGCGGCCTACGACTCGGCCGCGGCGCAGTACCGCAGCACCGTGCTGGGCGCCTTCCAGAACGTGGCCGATGCCTTGCGCGCGCTCGAATTCGACGCCATCGCGCTGCAGAACCAGGCCACGGCCGAAACGCTCGCCAAACAGTCGCTCGACCTGACCACGACGCAGTTTCGCGCCGGCGCGGTCAGCTACGTGCAGCTCCTGACCGCGCAGCAGGCCTGGCTCCAGACGCACACCGCACTGGTGCAAGCCCAGGCCGCGCGCTATGCCGATACCGCCGCCCTCTTCCAGGCACTGGGCGGTGGCTGGTGGAACCGCGGCGAGCTTGCCAACGCGACGATCGCCCCCGCATCCGACGCCGCGCCCGCACCTGCGCCGGCGCAGAACTGACCCCCGCTGCGACATGACCTCGCCATGCCGCAGCACCACCCCCCTTCATCCATAACTCGAAGAGAAGCCCACCCATGACCCGGAGAATGATCATCATGATCGGCTGCGTGCTGCTGCTGGTCGCCGCGCTGGCGCTCGGCAAGTTCCTGCAGATCCGCGCGTTGATTGCCGCTGTGCCCAAGCCCGGCGCGCAGACCGTGTCGACGGTCCAAGTGCAGAAGCTGCAGTGGCAATCGCAGTTCGCCGCGGTCGGCACGCTGAACCCGGTGCGTGGCGCCGACCTCAGCACCGAAGTCGCGGGCCTGGTGCGCAACGTGCACTTCAAGTCCGGGCAGGACGTGAAGGCCGGCGCGCTGCTGGTCGAGCTGAATGCCGATTCCGACATCGCCCTGCTGCA includes:
- a CDS encoding fasciclin domain-containing protein, with amino-acid sequence MQSKLHRLASVTLAIAISAGAVSAMAASVMVGGAPMLPTKDIIDNAVNSKDHTTLVAAVKAAGLVDTLKGPGPFTVFAPTNEAFAALPAGTVDTLLKPESKDALTGVLTYHVVAGKLDAAALKKEIKAGKGSAELKTVAGGVLVASEKGGKIMITDEKGGTATVTIPNVYQSNGVIHVVNKVLLPK
- a CDS encoding efflux transporter outer membrane subunit — its product is MLSAALLLSACAVGPDFKTPGLPATAQGADYTPAPAPPRTAQADAPGGQSQELLAGRDIPAQWWGVFQSAPLDQLIRASLAQSPTLASAQAALREAEATYEAKSGNLLWPQVNAQLGAQRERASQITSQVPGGQLLTLYNASINVSYNLDVFGGARRQVEGAQAAVDAQRYQVEAVYLTLTSNLVTTAIREASLRAQLQASREVLKAQREQLNVIEKQFDTGAIPKSTVLQQRTQVAQTQATLPPIEKSLAQTRHQLAVFAGRLPAEAGLPEFDLASLTLPQALPLSLPSELARQRPDVRASEAQLHQASAAVGVATANLYPQFQLTGSYGNSATRARDLFSGPTTLWNVGAGLTQPLFNGGALRAQRRAAEAAYDSAAAQYRSTVLGAFQNVADALRALEFDAIALQNQATAETLAKQSLDLTTTQFRAGAVSYVQLLTAQQAWLQTHTALVQAQAARYADTAALFQALGGGWWNRGELANATIAPASDAAPAPAPAQN